The following are from one region of the Nicotiana tomentosiformis chromosome 7, ASM39032v3, whole genome shotgun sequence genome:
- the LOC138895999 gene encoding uncharacterized protein, protein MAKEIRKLTLAKEILSSKRKLEETIVVKLNAQCNAILRNKIPQKCGYLGSFTIPCSLGSEKFDKALCDSGASINVMPLSVFRKLEGELRVIKSMPVSLQLADQTTILPEEIIEDILVWVDKFVFPVDFIVVDMEVKKEVPLILGRPFLCTGRDILDIYEGKLMLRVGNEKVVFLTKRMIKYPIDEASAYTCFKLE, encoded by the exons ATGGCCAAGGAGATAAGAAAGCTGACATTGGCCAAG GAAATTCTATCTAGCAAGAGAAAATTAGAGGAAACAATAGTGGTCAAGCTAAATGCCCAATGCAATGCCATATTGCGAAACAAAATTCCCCAAAAGTGTGGGTACCTAGGAAGCTTCACCATACCATGCTCGTTGGGGAGTGAAAAGTTCGACAAGGCCCTCTGTGATTCTGGGGCGTCTATAAATGTAATGCCTCTGTCTGTATTCAGGAAACTGGAAGGTGAGCTTAGAGTGATCAAATCAATGCCAGTGTCCCTACAACTGGCTGACCAGACCACCATTCTACCTGAGGAAATCATTGAAGATATTCTAGTGTGGGTGGACAAGTttgtgtttcctgtagactttATTGTGGTGGATATGGAGGTGAAAAAGGAGGTGCCTCTAATTTTGGGGAGGCCATTTTTATGCACAGGTAGAGATATCCTTGATATCTATGAAGGGAAGCTTATGCTCAGAGTGGGAAATGAAAAAGTGGTGTTTCTGACGAAGAGGATGATAAAATATCCCATTGATGAGGCGTCCGCCTACACGTGTTTCAAGCTAGAATAG